The Microcoleus sp. AS-A8 genome contains the following window.
TCTACTGAGACAAGTAATTACATCGCTAAGAACATCCTTTGGAAGAACAAGTATTTTCGCTTCCAACCTATCCTCAATGAAGAGAGTAGTATTTCTCCCTTTGAGGCTAATGAACTTAAACTTACAGCCTTGCAAAAGACAGTAGGAAATTTTTGCGCTCAAGTTGATGAACAGCTCAATCAATTGGCAACAATTGTTACATCAACGACAAGCAATCAAGCTACAGATGTAGAAGAAAATGACTTGCCCGTTTCAAGTCATTCCTGCTAAAACTATTTGCATGATTTTTGGCATTTTTTAGGGCTATTTATACTGTCGGTGCATCTGCAAACTCCCGGATTTATATATCCGGAAAATCCAAAATCCAAAATTAAATGACAGGTGAACTATGAAATTTGGCATTGATATCGGACACAATTGCAGACCCGATACCGGCGCTCCGGGTCTTGCTAGTGGTAAAACTGAAGATCAACTAACGATGGCTGTTGGCACGAAGCTGATACAAAAGCTGAAAGATGCAGGTCATACTGTTGTCGAGTGTAAACCCAGTAGTGCTATCAACGAGACTGATTCTCTGAAGAAACGGGCTAATAAAGCGAATCAAGAAAAGGTTAATCTTTTTATTTCGCTTCACTTTAATTCTTTTAACGGCAAGGCACGCGGTACAGAGATCTTTGCACTCAGCAATGCGAGTAAAGCGATCGCGACCTCAGTCCTGAATGAAATTACCAAACTGGGATTTCTCAATCGGGGTGTAAAGAGTGCCAACTATTTGGTACTGAAGAATACCAGTATGCCAGCTATTCTAATTGAGTGCTGCTTCTGTGACTCAGCGAAGGATATGGCA
Protein-coding sequences here:
- a CDS encoding N-acetylmuramoyl-L-alanine amidase, producing the protein MKFGIDIGHNCRPDTGAPGLASGKTEDQLTMAVGTKLIQKLKDAGHTVVECKPSSAINETDSLKKRANKANQEKVNLFISLHFNSFNGKARGTEIFALSNASKAIATSVLNEITKLGFLNRGVKSANYLVLKNTSMPAILIECCFCDSAKDMAIFDAEEMAEAIKVGLIGQPAIAKKKYVLEITKKTVLKPSTEQAADLPKESCIDIEPGKYAILDFSSEEGHYCVEWLDSNKGNRREHFVFTGFAKVTEG